In Candidatus Binatia bacterium, a genomic segment contains:
- the cas2 gene encoding CRISPR-associated endonuclease Cas2 — translation MRRCYLVCYDIRNDKRLRRVHKLMKAYGEPWQYSVFYCSLRSIDRVRLELALREEMNQKEDQVLIVDLGANEESARESSTFMGAGVPEAESGVVVI, via the coding sequence ATGCGTCGGTGCTACCTGGTCTGCTACGACATCCGCAACGACAAGCGGTTACGTCGCGTGCACAAGCTGATGAAGGCGTACGGCGAGCCGTGGCAGTACTCGGTATTCTACTGCTCGCTGCGGTCGATCGACCGCGTGCGGCTGGAGCTTGCGCTGCGGGAGGAGATGAACCAGAAGGAAGATCAGGTGCTCATCGTGGACCTGGGAGCGAACGAGGAATCCGCGAGGGAGTCGTCTACGTTCATGGGGGCTGGCGTTCCGGAGGCCGAGAGCGGGGTGGTGGTGATTTAG